Proteins encoded together in one Cicer arietinum cultivar CDC Frontier isolate Library 1 chromosome 4, Cicar.CDCFrontier_v2.0, whole genome shotgun sequence window:
- the LOC101505678 gene encoding rosmarinate synthase isoform X1: MATTVSTICKRTVVSTKAVEAGKYLPLSVLDRLMEKNRIRMVYYYQTSGDLELGILTKKLRETLSEMLIHFPIVTGRLLRDDVGHWRIKCNDAGVRMVESKAKGSVEGWLRNVDREKELKLVYWEDIPQKPYYWSTFYVQLTEFEEGGLAIGLSCTHLLADSICATRFMKTWADISLGNKMISLPIFHPLPSQKSQNKKLNNNQYMGLIAHYKSSIEKPISIKEARYTTISMGFSDHMVQACMSMAQPSGPSSPKPTTPFEALAGLFWVALSKIKGIKNGLVDMSICLDVRKILGLDKGFFGNSMIYNKVHLEGNFNLDENKFPHATRAIRDVVATIDNEGIMDLIDWFENNDINSSPMMNGHDLVCTSLENVNPYLAMFEERLKPIRVSYYIEPIFGEGHILIFPTPHDEGPLGRVVMVTLQEEEAIKLCEDELISQFSPTILMNCVNKY; the protein is encoded by the exons ATGGCAACCACAGTAAGTACTATATGCAAAAGAACCGTGGTGAGCACAAAGGCAGTTGAAGCAGGGAAGTACCTACCCTTATCAGTTTTGGATCGTTTGATGGAGAAAAACCGTATTAGGATGGTGTACTATTACCAAACTTCAGGAGATTTAGAGCTTGGAATATTGACCAAGAAGTTGAGAGAGACTTTGTCAGAGATGCTTATTCATTTCCCTATAGTGACTGGAAGGTTGTTAAGAGATGATGTAGGGCATTGGAGGATCAAGTGTAATGATGCTGGTGTTAGAATGGTGGAGTCAAAAGCTAAGGGGAGTGTGGAAGGGTGGCTAAGAAATGTGGATAGGGAAAAGGAACTCAAACTTGTTTATTGGGAAGACATTCCTCAAAAGCCTTATTATTGGTCCACTTTTTATGTCCAG CTGACTGAATTTGAAGAAGGTGGATTAGCAATTGGCCTAAGTTGCACTCACCTCTTGGCAGATTCCATTTGTGCAACAAGATTCATGAAGACTTGGGCTGACATTTCATTAGGCAACAAAATGATTTCTCTTCCAATATTCCATCCTTTACCTTCTCAAAAATcacaaaacaaaaaactcaATAATAACCAATATATGGGCTTAATAGCTCACTATAAATCTTCAATTGAGAAGCCCATTTCTATCAAGGAAGCAAGGTACACTACCATTTCCATGGGCTTTTCAGATCACATGGTTCAGGCTTGCATGTCCATGGCCCAACCCAGTGGCCCATCAAGCCCAAAACCAACAACACCCTTTGAAGCACTAGCAGGGTTATTTTGGGTCGCTTTAAGCAAGATCAAAGGAATTAAAAATGGGCTTGTTGACATGTCTATATGTTTGGATGTAAGAAAAATATTGGGCTTAGATAAAGGATTCTTTGGGAACTCCATGATATATAATAAGGTGCATTTAGAAGGAAATTTCAATTTGGATGAGAACAAATTTCCACATGCTACTAGGGCTATAAGGGATGTTGTGGCTACAATTGACAATGAGGGAATTATGGATCTAATTGATTGGTTTgaaaataatgatataaattCATCACCAATGATGAATGGTCATGATTTGGTTTGTACTAGCTTAGAGAATGTGAACCCTTATTTAGCTATGTTTGAAGAAAGATTAAAACCAATTCGTGTGTCTTATTACATAGAGCCAATTTTTGGTGAAGGACATATTTTGATTTTCCCAACACCACATGATGAAGGTCCCTTAGGAAGGGTAGTAATGGTGACACTTCAAGAAGAGGAGGCAATTAAGCTTTGTGAAGATGAACTTATTTCACAATTCTCACCCACTATCTTGATGAATTGTgtcaataaatattaa
- the LOC101505678 gene encoding uncharacterized protein isoform X2 — translation MGDKKKKAQMFVKLVSAAGTGFFYVKRKPRNFTEKLEFRKFDPRVNRHVLFTEAKMK, via the coding sequence ATGGGTGACAAGAAGAAGAAGGCTCAGATGTTTGTGAAACTTGTGTCTGCCGCCGGAACTGGATTCTTCTATGTAAAGAGGAAACCAAGAAATTTTACAGAGAAGCTtgagtttcgaaagtttgatcCCAGAGTTAACCGCCATGTTCTCTTTACAGAAGCTAAAATGAAGTGA
- the LOC101506312 gene encoding V-type proton ATPase subunit c''2 has product MSASAAIIAAHSSSWAAALVKISPYTFSAIGIAISIGVSVLGAAWGIYITGSSLIGAAIKAPRITSKNLISVIFCEAVAIYGVIVAIILQTKLEAVPKASIYAPESMRAGYAIFASGIIVGFANLVCGLCVGIIGSSCALSDAQNSTLFVKILVIEIFGSALGLFGVIVGIIMSAQATWPSKV; this is encoded by the exons ATGTCTGCATCTGCAGCAATCATTGCGGCTCATTCCAGTTCTTGGGCTGCAGCTCTCGTTAAGATCTCTCCTTACACCTTTTCCGCTATCGGTATCGCCATCTCAATTGGCGTCTCCGTTCTCGGCGCTGCTTG GGGAATTTACATTACCGGTAGTAGTTTGATCGGTGCTGCAATTAAGGCTCCCCGAATCACTTCCAAAAATCTCATTAG TGTAATCTTCTGTGAAGCTGTTGCTATATATGGTGTTATTGTAGCTATTATCCTGCAGACAAAATTAGAAGCCGTTCCAAAAGCAAGTATCTACGCACCCGAATCTATGAGAGCTGGATATGCAATCTTTGCTTCTGGAATCATCGTTGGCTTCGCAAATCTCGTTTGTGG GTTGTGTGTAGGAATAATTGGAAGCAGCTGCGCATTGTCTGATGCTCAAAACTCAACTCTCTTTGTGAAAATTCTTGTGATTGAGATCTTCGGTAGTGCGCTTGGCCTATTCGGAGTTATTGTTGGAATTATTATGTCAGCTCAAGCAACATGGCCCTCAAAAGTTTAG